In one Arachis duranensis cultivar V14167 chromosome 9, aradu.V14167.gnm2.J7QH, whole genome shotgun sequence genomic region, the following are encoded:
- the LOC107466208 gene encoding putative E3 ubiquitin-protein ligase XBAT34: MGQGQSKSELLYQQVSYGNIEGIKALHRDGAGLEWIDREGKTPLIVACMNPELYNVAKTLIELGANVNAYRPGRHAGTPLHHAAKRGLESIVKLLLLHGANPLILNDDCQTALEVARAKGHSNVVRAIESHLCLFCGWMREFHGPGFLEVVAPQLVSRRVWVVVLPVGSRNPTRPYKLELALYSTLQDGQPRTLIPLWRANLEEPKLHQSDPSVTIADMTSRTRVKLAPAKENDRHQLALFSNACKGIPQASPAFLQSNVPPATAPPSTEGEGEDAELAMAISASLQQAIQERPPFPAAQPNFEASSSSSGANRSKLGFLGTQNPNTSESEPVQEVHENASAGHAASSLDFDPSAPPAPPAADDDIPVDGPIQYPSIDISPVDMSSPVVENLPKDEEGKHAGGSGSSCVICLDAPAEGACIPCGHVAGCMSCLNEVKTKKWGCPVCRAKIDQVIKLYHV, translated from the exons ATGGGGCAAGGGCAGTCCAAGAGCGAATTGCTCTATCAGCAGGTCAGTTATGGGAACATAGAAGGAATCAAAGCCCTTCACAGAGATGGTGCAGGCCTCGAG TGGATAGACAGAGAAGGAAAAACCCCCTTGATTGTTGCATGCATGAATCCTGAGCTTTATAATGTTGCCAAAACTTTGATAGAACTTGGAGCCAATGTCAATGCATACCGTCCAG GTCGTCATGCGGGGACTCCATTGCATCATGCTGCTAAACGGGGGCTTGAAAGTATTGTTAAGTTACTTCTTTTGCATGGAG CAAATCCTTTGATCTTGAATGATGATTGTCAAACTGCTCTTGAGGTCGCCAGGGCCAAAGGACACAGCAATGTTGTTAGGGCAATTGAG AGTCATCTATGCTTGTTCTGTGGTTGGATGCGAGAATTTCATGGACCTGGCTTTCTAGAAGTAGTAGCTCCTCAGTTGGTATCTAGAAGAGT TTGGGTGGTTGTTTTACCAGTTGGCTCCCGCAATCCTACCAGACCTTACAAGTTGGAGCTTGCTTTATATTCTACTTTGCAG GATGGACAACCACGAACACTAATTCCTCTGTGGAGGGCCAATTTAGAAGAACCAAAGCTTCACCAGTCTGACCCATCCGTGACAATTGCTGATATGACTTCCC GAACACGGGTTAAACTTGCACCTGCAAAAGAGAATGACAGGCACCAACTTGCATTGTTTTCTAATGCTTGCAAAGGGATTCCACAG gCAAGTCCAGCATTTTTGCAAAGTAATGTGCCTCCGGCCACAGCACCACCATCTACAGAAGGCGAAGGCGAAGACGCAGAGCTGGCTATGGCCATCAGTGCATCTCTTCAGCAGGCCATTCAGGAGAGACCACCTTTTCCAGCTGCCCAACCAAACTTCGAAGCAAGCTCTTCAAGCAGCGGTGCAAACAGAAGCAAACTTGGTTTTCTAGGCACccaaaatccaaacacaagtgAAAGCGAGCCTGTACAGGAAGTCCATGAAAATGCCTCTGCTGGACATGCTGCCAGCAGTCTTGATTTCGATCCATCAGCTCCACCAGCCCCTCCAGCTGCCGATGATGATATTCCGGTGGACGGCCCCATTCAATACCCTTCAATTGACATAAGCCCTGTGGACATGTCATCGCCAGTTGTTGAGAACCTACCGAaagatgaagaaggaaaacATGCCGGAGGAAGCGGCTCATCATGTGTGATATGTCTGGATGCACCGGCAGAGGGGGCATGCATACCATGTGGTCACGTGGCCGGATGCATGTCGTGCTTGAATGAGGTCAAGACAAAGAAATGGGGTTGCCCGGTGTGTCGAGCGAAAATAGACCAGGTCATAAAGCTGTACCATGTTTGA